A portion of the Phacochoerus africanus isolate WHEZ1 chromosome 5, ROS_Pafr_v1, whole genome shotgun sequence genome contains these proteins:
- the PDIA2 gene encoding protein disulfide-isomerase A2 isoform X2 has translation MDGQLLLGLLLLLLLGASGLRGQGPGPVGPSEGPPDEEEEQEEEEVPEEDGILVLNRRTLGLALREHPALLVEFYAPWCGHCKALAPEYSKAAALLAVEAAKARLAKVDGPAEPELAEEFAVTEYPTLKFFRDGNRTHPEEYTGPREAQGIAEWLRRRVGPSATQLEDEEGARVLMRAWDVVVIGFFQDALDMAFGLTDRPQLFQKFGLTKDTVVLFKKYDEGRADFPVDKELGLDQGDLSRFLLTHSMHLVTEFTPQTSPKIFAARIPNHLLLFINQTLAAHRERLSGFREAAPRFRGQVLFVVVDVGAKNDHVLQYFGLKAEEAPTLRFINMETTKKYAPADKELVTATSVAAFCRAVLGGELKPYRLSQEIPPDWDQRPVKTLVGKNFEQVAFDETKNVFIKFYAPWCTHCKEMAPAWEALAEKYKDHEDIIIAELDATANELEAFPVHGFPTLKYFPAGPGRKAIEYKGTRDLETFSKFLDSGGELPAEEPTEPPGQPFPVGSSVQGHSLWTGGCGAEGAGWAEAAASRWGPVTLCRRRQKTPRSPRTSCSHAAIAVHQGRPVSGAPGS, from the exons ATGGACGGCCAACtcctgctggggctgctgctgctgctgctgctcgggGCCTCAGGCCTtcggggccaggggccagggcccGTGGGGCCCTCAGAGGGGCCCCctgatgaggaggaggagcaggaggaggaggaggtcccCGAGGAGGATGGGATCTTGGTGCTGAACCGGCGGACCCTGGGCCTGGCCTTGCGGGAGCACCCTGCCCTGCTGGTGGAGTTCT ATGCCCCGTGGTGTGGGCACTGCAAGGCGCTGGCCCCCGAGTACAGCAAGGCGGCTGCCCTGCTGGCAGTAGAGGCGGCCAAGGCCAGGCTGGCCAAGGTGGATGGGCCCGCGGAACCAGAGCTGGCCGAGGAGTTTGCCGTGACAGAGTACCCCACACTCAAGTTCTTCCGCGACGGGAACCGCACGCACCCGGAGGAATACACTG GCCCGCGGGAGGCCCAAGGCATCGCTGAGTGGCTGAGGCGGCGCGTGGGGCCCAGCGCCACGCAGCTGGAGGATGAGGAGGGCGCCCGCGTGCTGATGCGTGCCTGGGACGTGGTCGTCATAGGCTTCTTCCAG GATGCCCTGGACATGGCTTTTGGCCTCACGGACCGGCCACAGCTCTTTCAGAAGTTCGGCCTCACCAAGGACACCGTGGTCCTTTTCAAGAAG TACGACGAGGGCCGGGCAGACTTCCCAGTGGACAAGGAGCTGGGCCTGGACCAGGGGGATCTGTCCCGCTTCCTGCTCACGCACAGCATGCATCTGGTCACGGAGTTCACCCCGCAG ACATCCCCTAAGATCTTTGCGGCCAGAATCCCTAACCACTTGCTGCTGTTCATCAACCAGACGTTGGCCGCTCACCGGGAGCGGCTGAGCGGCTTCCGGGAGGCGGCTCCCCGTTTCCGGGGGCAG GTGCTGTTTGTGGTGGTGGACGTGGGCGCCAAGAACGACCACGTGCTCCAGTACTTCGGCCTCAAGGCCGAGGAAGCCCCCACCCTGCGCTTCATCAACATGGAGACCACCAAGAAGTACGCACCTGCGGACAAGGAGCTGGTCACGGCCACCTCGGTTGCAGCCTTCTGCCGCGCAGTCCTCGGCGGGGAGCTCAAG ccctatCGCTTGAGTCAGGAGATTCCCCCAGACTGGGACCAGCGGCCCGTCAAGACCCTGGTGGGCAAGAATTTCGAGCAGGTGGCATTTGATGAAACCAAGAATGTGTTTATCAAGTTCT ACGCCCCGTGGTGCACCCACTGCAAGGAGATGGCCCCGGCCTGGGAGGCGCTGGCTGAGAAGTACAAAGACCATGAGGACATCATCATCGCTGAGCTGGACGCCACGGCCAACGAGCTGGAGGCCTTCCCTGTGCACGGCTTCCCCACCCTCAAGTACTTCCCAGCAGGGCCAGGTCGGAAG GCGATTGAATACAAAGGCACCAGGGACCTGGAAACTTTCTCCAAGTTTCTGGACAGTGGGGGTGAGCTGCCTGCCGAGGAGCCCACGGAGCCACCCGGACAGCCCTTCCCGGTGGGTTCCTCTGTCCAAGGCCACAGCCTTTGGACTGGAGGCTGTGGGGCTGAGGGGGCAGGCTGGGCAGAGGCTGCAGCTTCCAGGTGGGGCCCTGTGACCCTTTGCAGGAGACGCCAGAAAACTCCACGAAGCCCAAGGACGAGCTGTAGCCACGCTGCCATCGCTGTGCACCAGGGCAGGCCTGTCTCTGGTGCCCCTGGAAGCTGA
- the PDIA2 gene encoding protein disulfide-isomerase A2 isoform X1 translates to MDGQLLLGLLLLLLLGASGLRGQGPGPVGPSEGPPDEEEEQEEEEVPEEDGILVLNRRTLGLALREHPALLVEFYAPWCGHCKALAPEYSKAAALLAVEAAKARLAKVDGPAEPELAEEFAVTEYPTLKFFRDGNRTHPEEYTGPREAQGIAEWLRRRVGPSATQLEDEEGARVLMRAWDVVVIGFFQDLQDKDVATFLAVAQDALDMAFGLTDRPQLFQKFGLTKDTVVLFKKYDEGRADFPVDKELGLDQGDLSRFLLTHSMHLVTEFTPQTSPKIFAARIPNHLLLFINQTLAAHRERLSGFREAAPRFRGQVLFVVVDVGAKNDHVLQYFGLKAEEAPTLRFINMETTKKYAPADKELVTATSVAAFCRAVLGGELKPYRLSQEIPPDWDQRPVKTLVGKNFEQVAFDETKNVFIKFYAPWCTHCKEMAPAWEALAEKYKDHEDIIIAELDATANELEAFPVHGFPTLKYFPAGPGRKAIEYKGTRDLETFSKFLDSGGELPAEEPTEPPGQPFPVGSSVQGHSLWTGGCGAEGAGWAEAAASRWGPVTLCRRRQKTPRSPRTSCSHAAIAVHQGRPVSGAPGS, encoded by the exons ATGGACGGCCAACtcctgctggggctgctgctgctgctgctgctcgggGCCTCAGGCCTtcggggccaggggccagggcccGTGGGGCCCTCAGAGGGGCCCCctgatgaggaggaggagcaggaggaggaggaggtcccCGAGGAGGATGGGATCTTGGTGCTGAACCGGCGGACCCTGGGCCTGGCCTTGCGGGAGCACCCTGCCCTGCTGGTGGAGTTCT ATGCCCCGTGGTGTGGGCACTGCAAGGCGCTGGCCCCCGAGTACAGCAAGGCGGCTGCCCTGCTGGCAGTAGAGGCGGCCAAGGCCAGGCTGGCCAAGGTGGATGGGCCCGCGGAACCAGAGCTGGCCGAGGAGTTTGCCGTGACAGAGTACCCCACACTCAAGTTCTTCCGCGACGGGAACCGCACGCACCCGGAGGAATACACTG GCCCGCGGGAGGCCCAAGGCATCGCTGAGTGGCTGAGGCGGCGCGTGGGGCCCAGCGCCACGCAGCTGGAGGATGAGGAGGGCGCCCGCGTGCTGATGCGTGCCTGGGACGTGGTCGTCATAGGCTTCTTCCAG GACCTGCAGGACAAGGATGTGGCTACCTTTCTGGCTGTGGCCCAGGATGCCCTGGACATGGCTTTTGGCCTCACGGACCGGCCACAGCTCTTTCAGAAGTTCGGCCTCACCAAGGACACCGTGGTCCTTTTCAAGAAG TACGACGAGGGCCGGGCAGACTTCCCAGTGGACAAGGAGCTGGGCCTGGACCAGGGGGATCTGTCCCGCTTCCTGCTCACGCACAGCATGCATCTGGTCACGGAGTTCACCCCGCAG ACATCCCCTAAGATCTTTGCGGCCAGAATCCCTAACCACTTGCTGCTGTTCATCAACCAGACGTTGGCCGCTCACCGGGAGCGGCTGAGCGGCTTCCGGGAGGCGGCTCCCCGTTTCCGGGGGCAG GTGCTGTTTGTGGTGGTGGACGTGGGCGCCAAGAACGACCACGTGCTCCAGTACTTCGGCCTCAAGGCCGAGGAAGCCCCCACCCTGCGCTTCATCAACATGGAGACCACCAAGAAGTACGCACCTGCGGACAAGGAGCTGGTCACGGCCACCTCGGTTGCAGCCTTCTGCCGCGCAGTCCTCGGCGGGGAGCTCAAG ccctatCGCTTGAGTCAGGAGATTCCCCCAGACTGGGACCAGCGGCCCGTCAAGACCCTGGTGGGCAAGAATTTCGAGCAGGTGGCATTTGATGAAACCAAGAATGTGTTTATCAAGTTCT ACGCCCCGTGGTGCACCCACTGCAAGGAGATGGCCCCGGCCTGGGAGGCGCTGGCTGAGAAGTACAAAGACCATGAGGACATCATCATCGCTGAGCTGGACGCCACGGCCAACGAGCTGGAGGCCTTCCCTGTGCACGGCTTCCCCACCCTCAAGTACTTCCCAGCAGGGCCAGGTCGGAAG GCGATTGAATACAAAGGCACCAGGGACCTGGAAACTTTCTCCAAGTTTCTGGACAGTGGGGGTGAGCTGCCTGCCGAGGAGCCCACGGAGCCACCCGGACAGCCCTTCCCGGTGGGTTCCTCTGTCCAAGGCCACAGCCTTTGGACTGGAGGCTGTGGGGCTGAGGGGGCAGGCTGGGCAGAGGCTGCAGCTTCCAGGTGGGGCCCTGTGACCCTTTGCAGGAGACGCCAGAAAACTCCACGAAGCCCAAGGACGAGCTGTAGCCACGCTGCCATCGCTGTGCACCAGGGCAGGCCTGTCTCTGGTGCCCCTGGAAGCTGA
- the PDIA2 gene encoding protein disulfide-isomerase A2 isoform X3, translated as MDGQLLLGLLLLLLLGASGLRGQGPGPVGPSEGPPDEEEEQEEEEVPEEDGILVLNRRTLGLALREHPALLVEFYAPWCGHCKALAPEYSKAAALLAVEAAKARLAKVDGPAEPELAEEFAVTEYPTLKFFRDGNRTHPEEYTGPREAQGIAEWLRRRVGPSATQLEDEEGARVLMRAWDVVVIGFFQDLQDKDVATFLAVAQDALDMAFGLTDRPQLFQKFGLTKDTVVLFKKYDEGRADFPVDKELGLDQGDLSRFLLTHSMHLVTEFTPQTSPKIFAARIPNHLLLFINQTLAAHRERLSGFREAAPRFRGQVLFVVVDVGAKNDHVLQYFGLKAEEAPTLRFINMETTKKYAPADKELVTATSVAAFCRAVLGGELKPYRLSQEIPPDWDQRPVKTLVGKNFEQVAFDETKNVFIKFYAPWCTHCKEMAPAWEALAEKYKDHEDIIIAELDATANELEAFPVHGFPTLKYFPAGPGRKAIEYKGTRDLETFSKFLDSGGELPAEEPTEPPGQPFPETPENSTKPKDEL; from the exons ATGGACGGCCAACtcctgctggggctgctgctgctgctgctgctcgggGCCTCAGGCCTtcggggccaggggccagggcccGTGGGGCCCTCAGAGGGGCCCCctgatgaggaggaggagcaggaggaggaggaggtcccCGAGGAGGATGGGATCTTGGTGCTGAACCGGCGGACCCTGGGCCTGGCCTTGCGGGAGCACCCTGCCCTGCTGGTGGAGTTCT ATGCCCCGTGGTGTGGGCACTGCAAGGCGCTGGCCCCCGAGTACAGCAAGGCGGCTGCCCTGCTGGCAGTAGAGGCGGCCAAGGCCAGGCTGGCCAAGGTGGATGGGCCCGCGGAACCAGAGCTGGCCGAGGAGTTTGCCGTGACAGAGTACCCCACACTCAAGTTCTTCCGCGACGGGAACCGCACGCACCCGGAGGAATACACTG GCCCGCGGGAGGCCCAAGGCATCGCTGAGTGGCTGAGGCGGCGCGTGGGGCCCAGCGCCACGCAGCTGGAGGATGAGGAGGGCGCCCGCGTGCTGATGCGTGCCTGGGACGTGGTCGTCATAGGCTTCTTCCAG GACCTGCAGGACAAGGATGTGGCTACCTTTCTGGCTGTGGCCCAGGATGCCCTGGACATGGCTTTTGGCCTCACGGACCGGCCACAGCTCTTTCAGAAGTTCGGCCTCACCAAGGACACCGTGGTCCTTTTCAAGAAG TACGACGAGGGCCGGGCAGACTTCCCAGTGGACAAGGAGCTGGGCCTGGACCAGGGGGATCTGTCCCGCTTCCTGCTCACGCACAGCATGCATCTGGTCACGGAGTTCACCCCGCAG ACATCCCCTAAGATCTTTGCGGCCAGAATCCCTAACCACTTGCTGCTGTTCATCAACCAGACGTTGGCCGCTCACCGGGAGCGGCTGAGCGGCTTCCGGGAGGCGGCTCCCCGTTTCCGGGGGCAG GTGCTGTTTGTGGTGGTGGACGTGGGCGCCAAGAACGACCACGTGCTCCAGTACTTCGGCCTCAAGGCCGAGGAAGCCCCCACCCTGCGCTTCATCAACATGGAGACCACCAAGAAGTACGCACCTGCGGACAAGGAGCTGGTCACGGCCACCTCGGTTGCAGCCTTCTGCCGCGCAGTCCTCGGCGGGGAGCTCAAG ccctatCGCTTGAGTCAGGAGATTCCCCCAGACTGGGACCAGCGGCCCGTCAAGACCCTGGTGGGCAAGAATTTCGAGCAGGTGGCATTTGATGAAACCAAGAATGTGTTTATCAAGTTCT ACGCCCCGTGGTGCACCCACTGCAAGGAGATGGCCCCGGCCTGGGAGGCGCTGGCTGAGAAGTACAAAGACCATGAGGACATCATCATCGCTGAGCTGGACGCCACGGCCAACGAGCTGGAGGCCTTCCCTGTGCACGGCTTCCCCACCCTCAAGTACTTCCCAGCAGGGCCAGGTCGGAAG GCGATTGAATACAAAGGCACCAGGGACCTGGAAACTTTCTCCAAGTTTCTGGACAGTGGGGGTGAGCTGCCTGCCGAGGAGCCCACGGAGCCACCCGGACAGCCCTTCCCG GAGACGCCAGAAAACTCCACGAAGCCCAAGGACGAGCTGTAG
- the ARHGDIG gene encoding rho GDP-dissociation inhibitor 3: MLGLDACELGAQLLELLRLALCARVLLTDKEGGQLPPDEVLDEAVPEYRAPGRKSLLEIQQLDPDDESLAKYKRALLGPVPPVVDPSLPNVQVTRMTLMSEQAPGPITMDLTGDVAALKSQVFVLKEGVDYKVKITFKVNKEIVSGLKCLHHTYRQGLRVDKAIYMVGSYGPSAQEYEFVTPVEEAPRGALVRGAYVVTSFFTDDDRNPHLSWEWGLHICQDWES; the protein is encoded by the exons ATGCTGGGCCTGGACGCGTGTGAGCTGGGGGCGCAGCTGCTGGAGCTGCTCCGGCTGGCGCTGTGCGCCCGAG TCCTCCTGACTGACAAGGAGGGGGGGCAGCTGCCGCCAGATGAGGTGCTGGATGAGGCTGTGCCGGAGTACCGGGCCCCAGGGAGGAAGAGCCTCCTGGAGATCCAGCAGCTGGACCCGGACGATGAGAGCCTGGCCAAGTACAAGCGGGCGCTGCTGGGGCCTGTGCCACCTGTCGTGG ACCCAAGCCTGCCCAACGTCCAGGTGACCAGGATGACACTGATGTCCGAGCAGGCTCCAGGGCCCATCACCATGGACCTCACAG GGGACGTGGCTGCACTGAAAAGCCAGGTGTTTGTCCTGAAGGAGGGCGTTGATTACAAAGTGAAGATTACCTTCAAG GTCAACAAGGAGATCGTCAGCGGCCTCAAGTGTCTGCACCACACCTACCGCCAGGGCCTGCGCG tgGACAAAGCCATCTACATGGTGGGCAGTTATGGCCCAAGCGCCCAGGAGTACGAGTTCGTGACGCCGGTGGAGGAGGCTCCCCGAGGCGCGCTGGTGCGGGGCGCCTACGTGGTCACGTCCTTCTTCACAGATGATGACAGGAACCCCCACCTGTCCTGGGAGTGGGGTCTCCACATCTGCCAGGACTGGGAGAGCTGA